In one window of Desulfitibacter sp. BRH_c19 DNA:
- a CDS encoding ABC transporter substrate-binding protein: MRKLLFILLILIIVLPVAGCGNDKGEVLEEDVLEQDWDLIVASAQGTTVNFYMWGGDDRINSWVDNYVSQTMQETYNITVNRVPMDAPEFINKLLGEKQVNRQKGSIDLLWINGENFRTARQAEMLWGPFAEKIPNFNEYVDTDALDIAFDFGFPVEGFEVPYGKAQFAFTHDTARVSNPPRSSSELMEWVKANPGRFTYPEMPDFTGSVFIRHLMYELCGGYEAFPYVEEVNIEDLNEQLQPLWAYLNDIKPYLWRQGETYPSQIAQLDQLFTDGEVDFTMTYHPSRFSGMIDQGLVPDTVRTFVWDQGTIGNTHFLAIPFNAPNKGGAMVLANFLMSPEAQISKYDPTNWGDMIALDINKLEEKYIQEIESTDLGIATLSAEELANHRLPEIASAYIQVIEDLWRDNVIKE; the protein is encoded by the coding sequence TTGCGTAAATTATTGTTTATCCTATTAATTTTAATAATTGTATTGCCTGTGGCAGGGTGTGGTAATGACAAGGGTGAGGTTCTAGAAGAAGACGTTTTAGAACAGGATTGGGATCTTATTGTTGCTTCTGCACAAGGTACAACTGTTAACTTTTATATGTGGGGTGGAGATGACAGAATTAATAGTTGGGTAGATAATTATGTTTCCCAGACCATGCAGGAAACATATAATATTACAGTTAATCGAGTCCCAATGGATGCTCCAGAGTTTATCAATAAACTTCTTGGAGAAAAGCAGGTTAACAGGCAAAAAGGCTCTATTGATTTACTTTGGATTAATGGAGAAAACTTTCGTACTGCTCGCCAGGCCGAGATGTTATGGGGACCATTTGCAGAAAAAATACCAAATTTCAATGAGTATGTAGATACGGATGCACTAGATATTGCGTTTGATTTTGGTTTTCCTGTTGAGGGATTTGAGGTTCCATATGGGAAAGCACAGTTCGCCTTTACTCATGATACTGCTAGAGTAAGTAATCCACCTAGATCAAGTTCAGAACTAATGGAGTGGGTAAAAGCTAATCCAGGAAGATTTACTTATCCTGAAATGCCTGATTTTACAGGTAGTGTTTTTATACGGCATTTAATGTATGAATTATGTGGAGGCTACGAAGCCTTTCCCTATGTTGAAGAAGTAAACATAGAGGACTTAAATGAACAGCTGCAACCACTTTGGGCATATTTAAATGATATTAAACCCTATCTTTGGAGACAAGGAGAGACCTATCCCTCCCAGATAGCTCAGCTTGATCAGCTCTTTACAGATGGAGAAGTAGACTTTACTATGACATATCATCCATCAAGATTTTCCGGTATGATAGACCAGGGACTAGTGCCTGATACAGTTCGTACTTTTGTATGGGACCAGGGTACGATTGGCAATACACATTTTTTAGCAATACCCTTTAACGCACCCAATAAGGGCGGTGCCATGGTATTAGCAAATTTCCTCATGAGCCCAGAGGCGCAAATATCTAAATATGATCCTACAAATTGGGGTGATATGATAGCTTTAGATATTAATAAGCTAGAGGAAAAGTATATACAAGAAATCGAAAGTACTGATCTAGGAATTGCAACTCTGTCAGCAGAAGAATTAGCTAATCATCGTTTACCTGAGATTGCGTCAGCCTACATTCAAGTTATAGAAGATCTTTGGAGAGATAATGTTATCAAGGAGTAA